In Toxotes jaculatrix isolate fToxJac2 chromosome 20, fToxJac2.pri, whole genome shotgun sequence, the following proteins share a genomic window:
- the LOC121200790 gene encoding 5'-AMP-activated protein kinase subunit gamma-2-like, translating into MMELSECAMPFLEGDPGRAETGGSRKGEPLCHSASPTRSSFHRAPSSPRSAPARTSSSRMSPSSSKTIFPFQTGPPQQDSPPKSPRRLSFSGIFRSASRDSNHQPSSSPVSIKLFTRNKSNKARAHSLCSPPAPPAPPPRQEEVSVFHLETYLTEPRRPETRRLRSFSSPPDTGQVSSPSCCQPPPLAPPLPVGRLVEVADGMSEQPDPDDAASEESERDIYMRFMKCHKCYDIIPTSSKLVVFDTTLQVKKAFFALVANGVRAAPLWESKKQSFVGMLTITDFINILTRYYKSPMVQIYELEEHKIETWRELYLQETFKPLVHISPDASIFEAVYSLIKNKIHRLPVIDPVSGNALYILTHKRILKFLQLFVCEMPMPAFMKQTLEELGVGTYANIAYIHPDTPLITALSVFTHRRVSALPVVDHHGKVVDIYSKFDVINLAAEKTYNNLDVTVTQALRHRSQYFEGVMKCNKLETLETIVDRIVKAEVHRLVVVDEESHIVGIVSLSDILQALVLTPAGLGRKESLPSQHTALDSTGPETGCKTGLDQDQDHVRCQVLELCTETGTQVKPEPDQDQEPGKGTETQIGCRDADTAETCQQGETEREGEIETETDNGEKEEGQVNEREEEETGDGLQMNRDDSEGITVHLDESAEGLTCFHGDEPSPE; encoded by the exons ATGATGGAGCTGAGCGAGTGTGCAATGCCGTTCCTGGAGGGAGATCCAGGCCGAGCGGAGACCGGCGGCAGCAGGAAG GGGGAGCCTCTGTGCCACTCTGCCAGCCCCACCAGGAGCTCCTTCCATCGGGCTCCCTCCAGCCCCCGCTCCGCTCCAGCCAGGACCAGCAGCTCCAGGATGAGTCCCAGCTCCTCAAAAACCATCTTTCCCTTCCAGACTGGTCCCCCTCAGCAGGACTCACCGCCCAAGTCTCCGCGCAG gctgaGCTTCAGTGGGATCTTCAGGTCGGCCTCCAGGGATTCAAACCATCAACCCTCGTCCTCCCCCGTCAGCATCAAACTGTTCACACGCAACAAGAGCAACAAGGCCAgag cCCACAGCCTTTGCTCCCCTCCTGCTCCCCCTGCTCCCCCTCCTCGTCAGGAGGAGGTGAGTGTTTTCCATCTGGAGACGTACCTGACTGAGCCGAGGCGTCCGGAGACCAGGAGGCTGCGCTCCTTCTCCTCACCTCCTGACACCGGGCAggtctcctccccctcctgctgccAGCCGCCTCCCCTGGCTCCGCCTCTTCCTGTCGGGAGgctg GTGGAGGTCGCAGACGGCATGTCGGAGCAGCCGGACCCCGATGATGCCG CGTCGGAGGAGTCGGAGAGAGACATCTACATGCGCTTCATGAAGTGTCACAAGTGTTACGACATCATCCCCACCAGCTCCAAACTGGTGGTGTTCGACACCACGCTGCAG GTGAAGAAAGCGTTCTTTGCTCTGGTGGCAAACGGAGTGAGAGCTGCTCCACTGTGGGAGAGCAAGAAGCAGAGCTTCGTAg gaatGTTGACCATCACAGATTTCATCAACATCCTGACCAGATACTACAAATCCCccatg gtcCAGATCTACGAGCTGGAGGAGCATAAAATCGAGACGTGGAGAG AGCTGTACCTGCAGGAGACCTTCAAACCCCTGGTCCACATCTCACCTGACGCCAG catATTTGAAGCGGTGTACTCTCTGATAAAGAATAAGATCCATCGTCTTCCTGTCATCGACCCGGTCAGTGGGAACGCTCTCTACATCCTGACACACAAGAGGATCCTCAAGTTCCTGCAGCTATTT gtgtgtgaGATGCCCATGCCGGCCTTCATGAAGCAGACCCTGGAGGAGCTCGGCGTGGGGACGTACGCCAACATCGCCTACATCCACCCTGACACGCCGCTCATCACCGCGCTGTCCGTGTTCACGCACCGCCGTGTCTCCGCCCTGCCCGTCGTCGATCACCACG gtaaAGTGGTGGATATCTACTCCAAGTTTGACGTCATT AACCTGGCAGCAGAGAAGACCTACAACAACCTGGACGTGACGGTCACTCAGGCCCTCAGGCACAGATCCCAGTACTTTGAAGGAGTCATGAAGTGCAACAaactggaaacactggagaCCATCGTGGACCGCATCGTGAAGGCCGAG gttcaCAGGCTGGTAGTAGTTGATGAGGAGTCTCATATCGTCGGCATCGTCTCTCTGTCCGACATCCTGCAGGCGCTCGTACTAACCCccgcag GTCTGGGGAGGAAGGAGTCTCTCCCCTCTCAGCACACAGCTTTGGACTCAACGGGACCAGAGACAGGATGTAAAACTGGActggaccaggaccaggaccatgTTCGGTGCCAAGTGCTGGAGCTTTGtacagagacagggacacaaGTCAAACCTGAACCAGATCAAGACCAGGAGCCAGGCAAaggaacagagacacagataggcTGCAGGGACGCTGACACTGCAGAGACCTGCCaacagggggagacagagagggagggggagatagagacagagacagacaatggagagaaggaggaaggacaGGTGAacgagagggaggaagaggagactgGTGACgg CCTCCAGATGAACCGTGATGACAGTGAAGGCATCACGGTTCATCTGGACGAGTCTGCAGAGGGACTGACGTGTTTCCATGGAGATGAACCGAGTCCTGAGTGA